Proteins from a single region of Callithrix jacchus isolate 240 chromosome 12, calJac240_pri, whole genome shotgun sequence:
- the GPRIN2 gene encoding G protein-regulated inducer of neurite outgrowth 2: MNSSRPEPGPQAPLSPRLQPLSQSSCSLLGEGRGQRSELCKRASSTVWQAQLGEASTRPRAPEEEGDLPESMEPARASGPEARPSAGGHWRSSTVGNVSTMGGGDLCRLRAPSAAAMQRSHSDLVRSTQMRGHSGARKASLSCSALGSSPVHRAQLQPGGTSGQGGQAPVGLARDLAPEDGTSDSAWMPGASQVLVPPLDQGDTTAHSSSAQADPKAPKQPATTTCHALPPAALLCDMREAGAGGCSHALPATGILAFPKLVASVSESGLQAQHGVKIHCRLSGGLPGHSHCCAHPWGPTSLVPEPGSRTKDVWTMTSASDLAPAEASPLSAQDAGVQVAPVAACKAVATSPSLEAPVALHVFPEVTLGSSLEEASSPVRDVRWDAEGMTWEVYGAAVDPEVLGVAIQKHLEMQFEQLQRAPTSEDSLSVEGRRGPLRAVMQSLRRPSCCGCSSAAPE, translated from the coding sequence ATGAACTCCAGCCGCCCGGAGCCGGGTCCCCAGGCACCCCTGAGCCCCCGCCTTCAGCCCCTGTCCCAGAGCTCTTGCAGCCTGCTGGGTGAAGGCCGGGGTCAGAGGTCAGAGCTCTGCAAGAGGGCCAGCAGCACCGTGTGGCAGGCCCAGCTGGGCGAGGCCAGCACCAGACCCCGGGCCCCAGAGGAAGAGGGGGACCTGCCTGAGAGTATGGAGCCGGCACGGGCCTCTGGCCCTGAGGCACGACCCAGTGCTGGAGGTCACTGGCGGAGCAGCACTGTGGGCAATGTGTCCACCATGGGCGGTGGTGACCTGTGTCGCCTGCGGGCCCCCAGTGCAGCTGCTATGCAGAGGAGCCACTCGGACCTGGTCCGTAGCACCCAGATGCGAGGACACAGTGGTGCCCGGAAGGccagtctcagctgctcagcCCTTGGCAGCTCCCCTGTCCACAGGGCTCAGCTGCAGCCGGGTGGTACTTCTGGTCAGGGTGGTCAGGCCCCTGTAGGCCTGGCAAGAGACCTGGCTCCTGAGGATGGGACTTCTGACTCAGCCTGGATGCCGGGGGCAAGTCAGGTGTTGGTGCCACCACTAGACCAGGGGGACACAACTGCCCACAGCAGCAGTGCCCAGGCTGACCCCAAAGCCCCCAAACAGCCAGCTACCACCACCTGCCATGCTCTGCCCCCAGCTGCTCTACTCTGTGACatgagggaggcaggggctggcgGCTGCTCCCATGCCCTGCCTGCCACAGGGATCCTGGCCTTTCCCAAACTAGTGGCGTCAGTGAGCGAATCTGGGCTGCAGGCTCAGCATGGGGTGAAGATCCACTGTAGGTTGTCTGGGGGGCTCCCTGGGCACTCCCATTGCTGTGCCCACCCTTGGGGTCCCACCAGCTTAGTACCAGAGCCTGGCTCTAGGACCAAAGATGTGTGGACCATGACCTCAGCCAGTGACTTGGCCCCTGCAGAGGCATCTCCACTGTCAGCCCAGGATGCGGGTGTGCAGGTAGCCCCAGTGGCGGCCTGCAAGGCTGTGGCCACTAGTCCATCCCTGGAAGCGCCTGTGGCCCTGCACGTGTTCCCAGAGGTAACTCTGGGGTCCAGCCTGGAGGAGGCATCGTCCCCTGTGCGGGATGTGCGATGGGATGCTGAAGGCATGACATGGGAGGTGTATGGAGCTGCAGTGGACCCGGAGGTACTCGGCGTGGCCATCCAGAAGCACCTTGAGATGCAGTTTGAGCAGCTGCAGCGGGCGCCCACCAGCGAAGACAGCCTGTCCGTGGAGGGCCGGAGAGGGCCACTGCGGGCCGTCATGCAGTCTCTGCGGCGCCCTAGCTGCTGTGGCTGCTCCAGTGCGGCCCCTGAGTAA